The Actinomycetota bacterium genome has a window encoding:
- a CDS encoding DUF4332 domain-containing protein, whose translation MSNIAEIEGIGPQYASKLAAIGIKTTEKLLKEGATAKGRKAIEEKSGIAHKLILEWVNLADLFRIKGVGEEYSDLLEEAGVDTVAELANRNAENLFAKVTEVNEKKKLVRRPPTADMIKDWINQAKKLDRIVEY comes from the coding sequence ATGTCTAATATTGCAGAGATTGAAGGAATTGGTCCACAGTATGCATCCAAACTTGCCGCAATAGGCATCAAAACAACAGAAAAACTGCTGAAAGAGGGAGCAACCGCAAAAGGGAGAAAGGCTATTGAAGAAAAATCCGGAATAGCCCACAAGCTTATTCTTGAATGGGTAAATCTTGCAGATCTGTTCAGGATCAAGGGTGTAGGCGAAGAGTATTCAGATCTTCTTGAGGAAGCAGGAGTAGATACTGTTGCTGAGCTTGCCAACAGGAATGCTGAAAATCTTTTTGCAAAAGTGACAGAAGTAAATGAAAAGAAAAAACTTGTGCGAAGACCTCCTACCGCAGACATGATAAAAGACTGGATAAATCAGGCTAAAAAGCTGGACAGGATAGTTGAATACTAA
- a CDS encoding glutamine--tRNA ligase/YqeY domain fusion protein, translating to MDDIKEKSDFIREIIRQYLDSENTDRDDTGKAGKSKRIHTRFPPEPNGYLHIGHAKAICLNFGLASEFEGKCNLRFDDTNPTKEEQEYVDSIKEDIKWLGLDWEDREFYASDYFDKLYEFAIILIKKGKAYVCDLSSDEIREYRGTLKEPGRESPYRNRSIDENLRLFKEMQEGRYPDGAKVLRAKIDMTSPNLNMRDPIMYRILHRSHHRTKDKWCIYPTYDWAHGQSDSIEGITHSICTLEFEDHRPLYDWFIEQLEIHHPQQIEFARLNLTYTVMSKRMLLELVEGKHVSGWDDPRMPTISGMRRRGYPPEAIRNFCSQIGIAKADSTVDFAFLEYFIRENLNKNALRAMAVLNPLKVIIDNYPEDLSDELTAINNPEDESAGTRKIHFSKVIYIEKDDFMENPPGKFYRLAPGREVRLRYAYFIKCERVVKNDKGDIIEVHCTYDPQTKGGDAPDGRKVKATLHWVSEKHSIPAEVRLYDHLFGVENPYKVEEGDSFKDNLSPDSLKILKDCRLEPSLQNVKPGDVYQFERIGYFCADINSTKEKIIFNRTVTLKDEWAKIKKSG from the coding sequence ATGGATGATATTAAAGAAAAATCAGATTTTATAAGAGAAATAATCAGGCAGTATCTTGACAGTGAAAATACAGACAGAGATGATACCGGGAAAGCCGGAAAATCAAAGAGAATTCACACACGATTTCCTCCTGAGCCTAATGGTTATCTTCATATCGGGCATGCAAAAGCAATATGTCTGAATTTCGGACTTGCCAGTGAATTTGAAGGAAAATGCAATTTAAGATTTGATGATACCAATCCCACAAAAGAAGAACAGGAGTATGTTGATTCCATAAAGGAAGATATCAAATGGCTTGGTCTTGACTGGGAAGACAGAGAGTTTTATGCTTCAGATTATTTTGACAAGCTTTATGAATTTGCCATTATTCTTATAAAAAAAGGAAAAGCATATGTTTGCGATTTAAGCTCAGATGAGATTCGTGAATACAGAGGAACGCTCAAGGAACCGGGCAGGGAAAGCCCTTACAGAAATCGGAGCATTGATGAAAACTTAAGACTTTTCAAAGAGATGCAGGAAGGCAGATATCCGGATGGCGCAAAAGTTCTCAGGGCAAAGATAGATATGACTTCCCCGAATCTTAATATGCGCGATCCCATAATGTATCGCATCCTCCACAGAAGCCATCACCGGACAAAAGATAAGTGGTGCATTTATCCCACTTATGACTGGGCACATGGTCAGTCGGATTCTATTGAAGGTATTACGCATTCAATATGCACTCTTGAATTTGAAGACCACCGCCCCCTTTATGACTGGTTTATTGAGCAGCTTGAAATCCACCACCCGCAGCAGATAGAATTTGCGCGCCTTAATCTTACATATACAGTAATGAGCAAAAGGATGCTCCTGGAGCTTGTTGAGGGAAAACATGTAAGTGGCTGGGATGATCCGAGGATGCCGACAATATCAGGTATGCGAAGAAGAGGATACCCTCCTGAAGCGATAAGGAATTTTTGTTCGCAGATAGGGATTGCAAAAGCAGACAGCACCGTGGATTTTGCGTTTCTTGAATATTTTATAAGAGAGAATTTAAATAAAAATGCCTTAAGGGCTATGGCGGTTCTTAATCCCCTTAAAGTCATAATAGATAATTATCCTGAAGATTTGTCAGATGAACTGACAGCGATAAATAATCCGGAAGATGAAAGTGCAGGTACCAGAAAAATTCATTTTTCCAAAGTTATCTATATAGAAAAAGATGATTTCATGGAGAACCCGCCAGGCAAATTTTACAGGCTTGCCCCCGGAAGGGAAGTACGTCTGAGATATGCCTACTTCATAAAATGTGAACGTGTTGTAAAAAATGATAAGGGAGATATTATTGAAGTGCATTGCACTTACGACCCTCAGACAAAGGGCGGTGATGCTCCTGACGGTCGCAAAGTAAAGGCGACTCTTCACTGGGTAAGCGAGAAACACTCAATACCTGCAGAGGTTCGGCTTTATGATCATTTGTTTGGAGTTGAAAATCCTTACAAGGTGGAAGAAGGAGACAGTTTTAAGGACAATTTAAGTCCGGATTCACTTAAAATCTTAAAAGATTGCAGACTTGAACCATCGCTTCAGAATGTAAAGCCGGGAGATGTGTATCAGTTTGAAAGAATCGGATATTTCTGTGCAGATATCAATTCCACAAAGGAAAAAATCATATTTAACAGAACTGTCACCCTGAAGGATGAATGGGCAAAAATCAAAAAATCCGGTTAG
- a CDS encoding diguanylate cyclase encodes MKNKKIAIPVYSIIALLLSVVFYFLSQYNFLLYHIIVEFISISIGIFVFAIAINTINITSNVFILLIGTTFFTSAILDLLHTIAFKGMNILPVSGTNIASQLWISARFVQAAGLLAGAFIVNMIVTKRCRILISLISSVYFILSVVFIMFLKIFPTTFVDGQGLTLFKKIMEYIIIFILLLALVFYSVNREKLGKKSFYYIAISIGFFIVSEFLFTLYRDDYGVYNAAGHLVKIGSYVFFYMLLIKTSLIEPLALLAGNLRIANEKLMNMASHDSLTGLLNHSGVFKDLQKYFEISKRFKKEFSIIMFDIDDFKKINDIKGHPVGNEALKFVAKVINKSVRDLDIKGRYGGDEFIISPIEASSEESLNIAQKIQHNLQEMPLPAKSAFERFTISVGISSMKNGRTFNELVKLADKALLQSKLLGKNRITII; translated from the coding sequence ATGAAAAATAAAAAAATAGCAATTCCCGTGTATTCAATAATCGCATTACTGCTTTCAGTGGTATTTTATTTTTTATCACAATATAACTTTCTGCTCTACCATATAATTGTTGAATTCATATCAATATCTATAGGAATTTTCGTATTTGCCATTGCCATAAATACCATCAATATTACTTCCAATGTCTTTATTCTTTTAATAGGGACAACATTTTTTACAAGCGCTATTCTGGATTTGCTGCATACAATTGCATTTAAAGGTATGAATATTCTGCCTGTCAGTGGCACTAATATTGCTTCTCAGCTCTGGATTAGTGCAAGATTTGTGCAGGCAGCAGGTCTCCTTGCAGGAGCATTTATTGTTAACATGATTGTAACAAAAAGGTGCAGGATATTAATTTCCCTGATTTCTTCCGTTTATTTTATACTTTCAGTTGTTTTTATAATGTTTTTAAAGATTTTCCCAACTACTTTTGTGGATGGTCAGGGCCTTACATTATTTAAAAAGATAATGGAATACATAATAATATTTATCCTTTTACTCGCTCTTGTATTCTATTCGGTTAACAGGGAAAAACTTGGGAAAAAAAGTTTTTACTATATAGCAATTTCTATTGGATTTTTTATCGTAAGCGAATTTTTATTTACTTTATATCGGGATGATTATGGAGTATATAATGCAGCAGGCCATTTGGTAAAAATAGGTTCGTATGTTTTCTTTTACATGTTGCTCATAAAAACAAGTCTTATAGAACCACTGGCTTTGCTTGCAGGCAATCTTAGAATTGCAAATGAAAAATTAATGAATATGGCTTCACACGATAGTCTTACCGGACTTTTAAATCATAGTGGTGTTTTCAAAGATCTGCAGAAATATTTTGAGATATCCAAAAGATTTAAAAAAGAGTTCTCGATAATAATGTTTGATATAGATGATTTTAAAAAGATAAATGACATTAAGGGACATCCCGTTGGAAATGAAGCTCTTAAATTTGTTGCAAAAGTGATAAACAAATCAGTAAGAGATCTGGATATTAAGGGCAGGTATGGCGGAGATGAATTCATTATATCCCCTATTGAAGCAAGCAGCGAAGAGTCGCTAAACATTGCTCAGAAAATTCAGCACAATCTTCAGGAAATGCCTCTTCCTGCAAAATCTGCTTTTGAAAGATTCACAATAAGTGTTGGTATATCAAGCATGAAAAATGGCAGAACTTTTAATGAGCTGGTTAAATTGGCTGATAAAGCACTCCTGCAGAGCAAACTGCTTGGCAAAAACAGGATAACAATAATATAA
- a CDS encoding ABC-F family ATP-binding cassette domain-containing protein codes for MNIVTLENVSKGFSEKNLFENLSMGIDDSDRIGLVGVNGIGKTTFLKLISGQILPDSGKITRGNNLRIQFLSQTPSFDENISVIDNILQGDNPVIRTIREYEDASDRFNRNPDDEKIQARLMELTSKMDSLDAWNMEAQAKTILDRLGITDANRIISELSGGQRKRVTLAEALIQPADLLILDEPTNHIDLETISWLEEFLSQRKGALLLVTHDRYFLNRIVNRIIEIDKGKLYSYDGNFEYFLEKKTQREEFLAASEEKRRRLYINELAWIRRGAKARTTKQKARIQRFEEIKNSEITISKEQIEIPVAYTRLGRKAIEINNISKYFDGQAVIKNLSMIISPDDRIGIVGPNGAGKTTLLNLIAQILSPDSGTIGFGETVRIAYYRQENTDLDPALRAIDYIKETAEYVQTEDGRTISAARMLEQFLFDDVQRYTHIKNLSGGEKRRLLLAKVLMEKPNVLLLDEPTNDLDIQTLEVLEEYLSYFRGAVLISSHDRYFLEKTTDRLIAVKGDGKIEFFTSVEAYDKSLASGRQKTVNQKTEKQFSKSGNKDKPKEAAQTGCMEKSQHVKLDFSEHSGKTEQSSSQTKQSEKSLQKNTGSRKSGISPKPKFTYKETREIAVIDEEIEKLENRLREITSEMENNWSDHIKIKELTEKHTKLQQELSLKMQRWVYLYEKAEQIKTFNNNK; via the coding sequence TTGAATATTGTAACTCTGGAAAATGTTTCTAAGGGATTTTCGGAGAAGAATCTTTTTGAGAATCTTTCAATGGGTATCGACGATTCAGATCGCATAGGTCTGGTAGGAGTCAACGGTATAGGAAAGACAACTTTTTTAAAACTTATAAGCGGACAGATTCTTCCGGATTCAGGAAAGATAACCAGGGGAAATAATCTGCGCATACAGTTTCTTTCCCAGACACCTTCCTTTGATGAAAATATATCCGTAATAGATAATATACTGCAGGGCGATAATCCTGTAATAAGAACTATAAGAGAATATGAAGACGCATCTGATCGGTTTAACAGGAACCCGGATGATGAAAAAATACAGGCAAGACTTATGGAGCTTACATCAAAAATGGATTCCCTTGATGCATGGAATATGGAAGCTCAGGCAAAGACTATTCTTGACAGGCTGGGAATAACAGATGCTAACAGGATTATCTCAGAATTGTCAGGAGGCCAGAGAAAACGGGTGACCCTTGCAGAAGCGCTCATACAACCTGCTGACCTTTTAATACTTGACGAGCCTACAAACCATATTGATCTTGAAACTATAAGCTGGCTTGAAGAATTTTTATCACAGCGAAAAGGCGCTCTCCTGCTTGTCACGCATGACCGATACTTTCTTAACCGTATCGTCAACCGCATTATAGAGATAGACAAAGGAAAGCTATATTCATACGACGGCAATTTTGAATATTTTCTTGAGAAGAAGACTCAGCGTGAAGAATTCCTTGCAGCATCTGAGGAGAAAAGAAGAAGGCTTTATATAAATGAGCTTGCATGGATACGGCGAGGGGCAAAAGCAAGGACTACAAAGCAGAAAGCGCGAATACAGCGTTTTGAAGAGATTAAGAACTCAGAGATTACAATATCAAAAGAGCAGATTGAAATTCCGGTAGCATATACCCGTCTTGGCAGGAAAGCAATAGAAATAAATAATATTTCAAAATATTTTGACGGACAGGCAGTGATAAAAAACCTCAGCATGATAATAAGTCCGGATGACAGGATAGGAATTGTCGGTCCCAATGGTGCCGGTAAAACAACACTGCTCAATCTTATAGCACAGATACTTTCTCCAGACAGCGGGACCATTGGTTTTGGTGAAACGGTCAGGATAGCATATTACCGCCAGGAAAATACAGATCTTGATCCTGCATTAAGAGCTATAGATTATATAAAGGAAACTGCAGAATATGTACAGACAGAAGATGGCAGGACTATTTCGGCTGCCCGCATGCTTGAGCAGTTTCTGTTTGATGATGTGCAGAGATACACCCATATAAAAAATCTTTCAGGTGGAGAAAAAAGAAGGCTTCTTCTTGCAAAAGTACTCATGGAAAAACCTAATGTTCTTCTTCTTGATGAGCCTACAAACGATCTTGACATCCAGACTCTTGAAGTCCTGGAAGAATACTTAAGCTATTTCAGGGGAGCAGTACTTATTTCCTCACATGACAGATATTTTCTTGAAAAAACAACAGACAGACTTATTGCCGTAAAAGGAGACGGTAAAATCGAGTTTTTTACAAGTGTTGAGGCATATGATAAAAGCCTGGCATCCGGCAGGCAGAAGACAGTAAATCAGAAGACGGAAAAACAATTTTCAAAAAGCGGTAATAAAGATAAACCAAAAGAAGCAGCACAGACCGGATGCATGGAAAAATCGCAGCACGTAAAGCTGGACTTTTCGGAGCACTCCGGGAAAACAGAACAATCATCATCACAAACAAAGCAGTCAGAAAAGTCCTTGCAGAAAAACACCGGCAGCCGGAAATCCGGAATTTCTCCAAAACCCAAATTCACCTACAAAGAAACAAGAGAGATTGCAGTAATTGATGAGGAGATTGAAAAACTTGAGAACAGGCTCAGGGAGATAACTTCAGAAATGGAAAACAACTGGTCAGATCACATAAAGATAAAGGAACTGACCGAAAAACATACAAAACTTCAACAGGAGCTCTCCCTGAAAATGCAGAGATGGGTCTATCTTTATGAAAAAGCCGAGCAGATAAAGACATTTAACAATAACAAATAA
- a CDS encoding acyl-ACP thioesterase, with protein sequence MDIVLPYKKKYRIEVSDVDFMKTLKLSVLFNYFQETAEMDVENRGFGIEDFKNNFNFAWILTRIKVEIFRNPFFGEEILIETWQQEQRKLDFERDFLARDSAGNIIAAAVSNWVVIDISQRKIVKTELIGYSPNTPGIKRAIDCRLGKLKAFGQKLEVVYRKVIGYSDIDFNGHLNNSRYVDYGMDCFNVEDHKKYETKSIEINYINEALPGETLVLYKDMSALDSNLIYIEGINEKSEKVVFRSQVEIREREG encoded by the coding sequence ATGGATATAGTGCTACCATATAAGAAGAAGTACCGTATAGAGGTAAGCGACGTTGATTTTATGAAAACCTTAAAATTAAGCGTTTTGTTCAATTATTTTCAGGAAACAGCTGAAATGGATGTGGAAAACCGCGGTTTCGGTATTGAGGATTTTAAAAATAATTTTAATTTTGCATGGATACTGACAAGAATAAAAGTGGAAATTTTCAGAAATCCATTTTTTGGAGAAGAGATTTTAATAGAAACATGGCAGCAGGAACAGAGAAAGCTTGATTTTGAGAGAGATTTTCTGGCAAGGGATTCAGCAGGAAATATAATAGCTGCAGCAGTATCAAACTGGGTGGTTATAGATATCTCACAAAGGAAAATTGTTAAGACTGAGCTTATTGGGTACAGCCCCAATACTCCCGGCATCAAGAGAGCTATTGATTGCAGACTGGGTAAATTAAAGGCATTCGGGCAAAAGCTTGAGGTTGTTTACAGGAAAGTCATTGGGTATAGTGATATAGATTTTAACGGACATCTTAATAATTCCCGGTATGTAGACTATGGCATGGATTGTTTTAATGTTGAAGACCACAAAAAATATGAGACAAAAAGCATAGAAATCAATTATATAAATGAGGCATTGCCTGGAGAAACACTGGTTCTTTATAAAGATATGTCTGCCCTTGACTCTAATCTTATTTATATAGAAGGAATTAATGAGAAGAGTGAAAAGGTTGTTTTCAGGTCACAGGTTGAAATAAGAGAAAGAGAGGGCTGA
- a CDS encoding helix-turn-helix domain-containing protein → MKIEKDLNRRIGKNIKWALKGSALSQSKAAEMLGISRQTLSNYMSGSTPIDIDKLLKIAEITGKTASRFYMNLDYGYVLSNDPDQLISGLRDLTSIIKAKEALFESYVFRSDIPIPSALKNKFEQKIRQYAEIERINEISSYQFKIDSALNKFDKPQIELIAQKIRGLFEIGPATSISNPVYELERNNVKIIQFPEDNQDISGFSAHNDELGYCIYLNSKCTIERRFFTAAHELAHLIFHKKDYMRQDKAGVEPDSDTGPDHKAENFTGSDTASSSHADSGLNIIYKDKIKEDIADEFAGLFLVPSNSLASFCKNNFIENFIFENVIILKKYFNVSAKCMIKRLLKEGCISKLQYAELNEETDKRIDPYHEYEPIEKSRIVENHRFRNLVHRALANKKITESEAAAYLKNP, encoded by the coding sequence TTGAAAATAGAAAAAGATTTAAACAGGCGAATTGGAAAGAATATAAAGTGGGCGCTAAAAGGGTCTGCCTTAAGCCAGAGTAAGGCAGCCGAAATGCTTGGCATATCAAGGCAGACCCTAAGCAACTACATGAGTGGCTCAACGCCCATTGATATAGATAAGCTCCTGAAGATAGCAGAGATTACAGGAAAAACAGCAAGCCGGTTTTACATGAATTTGGACTACGGGTATGTCCTATCAAATGATCCGGATCAGCTGATATCCGGCTTAAGAGATTTAACATCCATAATAAAAGCAAAAGAAGCCTTATTTGAAAGCTATGTATTTCGCTCAGACATCCCTATCCCGTCTGCCCTGAAAAACAAATTTGAGCAGAAAATAAGGCAGTATGCCGAAATAGAAAGAATAAATGAAATATCTTCCTATCAGTTCAAAATAGATTCTGCTCTGAACAAATTCGACAAGCCCCAGATAGAACTTATAGCCCAGAAAATAAGGGGATTATTTGAAATAGGCCCTGCAACATCCATATCAAATCCTGTCTATGAGCTTGAAAGAAATAATGTGAAAATAATTCAGTTTCCTGAAGACAATCAGGATATCTCAGGATTTTCTGCCCATAATGATGAGCTCGGGTACTGCATATATCTTAATTCCAAATGTACCATTGAGCGCCGATTCTTTACTGCTGCACATGAACTTGCCCACCTTATATTCCATAAAAAAGACTACATGCGCCAGGATAAAGCCGGGGTAGAACCTGACTCAGATACCGGCCCGGACCATAAAGCAGAAAACTTCACCGGCTCTGACACTGCTTCCTCCTCTCATGCCGATTCCGGACTAAATATAATCTATAAAGATAAAATAAAAGAAGACATAGCCGATGAATTTGCAGGCCTTTTTCTTGTTCCTTCCAATTCCCTTGCCTCATTCTGCAAAAACAATTTTATAGAAAACTTCATATTTGAAAATGTAATAATACTTAAAAAATATTTTAATGTTTCAGCAAAATGCATGATAAAAAGGCTCCTTAAAGAAGGCTGTATTTCAAAGCTTCAATACGCAGAACTAAATGAAGAAACTGATAAAAGAATAGACCCATATCATGAATATGAGCCAATCGAGAAAAGCCGGATTGTTGAAAATCACAGATTCAGAAACCTTGTCCACAGGGCTCTTGCAAATAAAAAAATAACAGAAAGCGAGGCAGCAGCTTATCTTAAAAATCCATGA